Proteins from a single region of Anthonomus grandis grandis chromosome 10, icAntGran1.3, whole genome shotgun sequence:
- the LOC126741564 gene encoding uncharacterized protein LOC126741564 has protein sequence MSIDKAVSTEDLCTEEDASSTLGVLRLEAILNTLVENKVEALKQENGKPNSLHSSPKSILQKLKYQQSSPKTTFRIENESKRRSPKRRERKERSGHQTTTAEKRQFKKQVLRQETSSPESPISSVDDKHLINGQSYIDVGATEDDCSSRICYCNHNPNMQMTDDYISIKMDGYGDIETDAIIAQEEIKRARRKRRRRRRKKRLKKRLALNAHLVDTLGHETEFKTLHDDELPPRAKWTIVATACLLLFMCLLLVGITLRMAPIIDEIVREENEKLINSLSANASVSLTPVHSDDSKAEKLYVLNGVT, from the exons ATGTCTATCGACAAGGCTGTTTCAACTGAAGATCTATGCACTGAAGAGG ATGCCTCTTCTACGCTCGGTGTCCTCCGTCTCGAAGCGATCTTAAACACCTTGGTCGAAAATAAAGTGGAAGCTTTAAAGCAGGAAAATGGAAAACCAAACAGCTTACACTCTAGCCCCAAGTCAATTTTACAGAAACTGAAATATCAACAGTCATCCCCCAAAACAACGTTTAGGATTGAAAATGAGTCAAAGAGGAGAAGTCCAAAAAGGAGAGAAAGAAAAGAAAGGAGCGGCCATCAAACAACTACAGCTGAAAAGAGACAATTTAAAAAgcaag ttttaaggCAAGAAACATCATCTCCAGAAAGTCCGATTTCTTCTGTAGAtgacaaacatttaataaatggACAATCTTATATAGACGTAGGAGCTACGGAAGACGACTGTTCATCTCGTATCTGTTATTGCAACCATAATCCAAA catGCAGATGACTGACgattatatttcaataaaaatggatGGATATGGTGACATAGAGACGGACGCTATTATAGCTCAGGAAGAAATAAAGAGAGCAAGACGAAAACGGAGACGAAGAAGACGGAAGAAAAGACTTAAAAAGCG TTTGGCCCTAAACGCCCATCTGGTAGACACCCTAGGCCACGAAACGGAATTCAAAACCCTTCACGACGACGAATTACCACCTAGAGCAAAATGGACAATCGTTGCTACAGCCTGCCTGTTACTATTTATGTGCCTGTTATTGGTGGGGATCACGCTGAGAATGGCTCCTATTATAGACGAAATCG ttcgagaagaaaatgaaaaactaataaactctctttctgccaatgccagcgTGTCACTGACGCCCGTCCATTCTGAT GACTCGAAGGCAGAAAAGTTATACGTCTTAAATGGAGTGACGTAG
- the LOC126741565 gene encoding uncharacterized protein LOC126741565, with protein sequence MMSSSELFEGKNGSFVCLCKSFHDSRCNAGTFLSPPISREALKRLNSTSSHSSASDWSPGTPCEVQEKPLVRGQRHLKKAISLEEIFYKKGNKKRKHLQRRTSDYNIKSYEITLERKSSKRRKRSSRSKNSNSTRDTSQGQCDIESGHLDNNIMFANSSKNLSKQSPRSKVQEDIQQSIEEVSRHKRRRRIINIILAVYFFIFCISILSVVVTLTHQSTTTIIGKNSTKNLTYYTFSPKSDVLLEDIS encoded by the exons ATGATGTCTAGCAGCGAACTTTTCGAAGgaaaaaatggatcatttgtTTGCTTGTGTAAGTCATTTCATGACTCTCGGTGTAATGCAGGCACCTTTCTTAGCCCTCCAATAAGTAGAGAGGCATTAAAACGACTTAATTCGACGTCTAGTCATAGCAGTGCCTCTGATTGGTCTCCTGGTACGCCATGTGAGGTACAAGAAAAACCTCTTGTAAGAG gACAGAGGCATCTAAAGAAGGCAATTTCCTTGGAGGAAATATTTTACAAGAAAGGCAATAAAAAACGTAAGCATCTGCAAAGAAGGACGAGCGATTATAATATTAAGAGTTATGAGATTACTTTAGAGCGGAAAAGTTCTAAGAGAAGAAAAAGGTCAAGCCGGTCTAAAAATTCCAATTCTACAAGAGATACTTCACAAGGACAGTGTGATATAGAAAGTGGGCATTtggataataatattat GTTTGCAAATAGCTCAAAGAATCTATCGAAGCAAAGCCCTAGATCTAAAGTCCAAGAAGATATTCAGCAATCGATAGAAGAAGTTTCTCGACATAAACGGAGAAGAAGAATTATAAACATTATTCttgctgtttatttttttatattttgtattagtATATTGTCTGTAGTAGTCACATTGACGCACCAGAGTACTACTACGATTATTGGAAAGAATTCAACGAAGAATCTCACTTATTACACTTTTTCACCAAAATCAGATGTTTTGTTAGAGGATATTAGTTAG